A genome region from Defluviimonas aquaemixtae includes the following:
- a CDS encoding helix-turn-helix domain-containing protein, with protein sequence MSDIDPIGIIRIAREDGASVHEAEPLNLGERVRELRKARGWTLEQAAGQAGLARSTLSKIENGQMSPTYEALKKLAEGLAITVPQLFTPPSRAQISGRMAVTKASEGQAVATATYEHRLLAGALRAKQMLPYSTRVRARDMAEFDGWVRHDGEEFLYVLTGVVRLYTEFYEPVDLRRGDSTYYDATMGHNVISLSAEDATILWVTSLT encoded by the coding sequence ATGAGCGACATCGACCCCATCGGCATCATTCGCATCGCGCGCGAGGACGGCGCCTCGGTCCACGAGGCCGAGCCGCTCAACCTCGGCGAACGGGTGCGTGAGCTCAGGAAGGCGCGGGGCTGGACGCTCGAACAGGCGGCGGGGCAGGCGGGGCTCGCCCGGTCGACGCTATCGAAGATCGAGAACGGCCAGATGTCGCCCACCTACGAGGCGCTGAAGAAGCTCGCCGAGGGGCTGGCGATCACCGTGCCGCAGCTATTTACGCCGCCGTCCAGGGCGCAGATCTCGGGCCGCATGGCGGTGACCAAGGCGAGCGAGGGCCAGGCGGTCGCGACCGCAACCTACGAGCACCGGCTGTTGGCCGGAGCGCTGCGCGCCAAGCAGATGCTGCCCTATTCGACGCGCGTCCGCGCCCGCGATATGGCGGAGTTCGACGGCTGGGTGCGCCATGACGGCGAGGAATTCCTCTACGTACTGACTGGCGTCGTGCGGCTTTACACCGAGTTCTACGAGCCGGTCGATCTGAGGCGTGGCGACAGCACCTATTACGACGCGACGATGGGCCACAACGTCATTTCGCTCAGCGCCGAGGACGCGACGATCCTGTGGGTGACGAGCCTGACATAG
- a CDS encoding N-acetylmuramic acid 6-phosphate etherase — protein sequence MPQSVTEQLHTLANGLDALPAEEALRRMLDVQTEALASVKSALPTLAQASEIMVDAIRGGGRLVYAGAGSSALMANADGLELPATFGIDPVRILLLMAGGLPTDARMPGATEDDAAAGARDAARIEAGDAVIAVTASGQTPYPVAVARAARAKGASVIAVANNSGAPIFEIADVAICLPTPPEIVAGSTRMGAGTAQKAALNMMSTLMGIRLGQVHDGMMVGLVADNAKLRDRARGMVETIAGVDAARAADALAAAGGAVKGAVLIATGAMPEEAEEALSATGGNLRAALERIGTTGREGRKGKTNQGSE from the coding sequence ATGCCGCAATCCGTGACGGAGCAACTGCATACTTTGGCCAACGGGCTCGACGCGCTGCCCGCCGAAGAGGCCCTGCGCCGGATGCTCGACGTTCAGACAGAAGCTTTGGCCAGCGTGAAGAGCGCCCTGCCCACACTCGCGCAGGCGAGCGAGATCATGGTCGACGCGATCCGAGGCGGGGGCCGGCTCGTCTATGCCGGGGCCGGGTCCTCGGCGCTGATGGCAAATGCCGACGGGCTGGAACTGCCAGCAACGTTCGGCATCGACCCCGTGCGCATTCTTCTTCTGATGGCGGGCGGACTGCCCACGGATGCACGCATGCCCGGCGCGACCGAGGATGATGCGGCGGCGGGCGCCCGGGATGCCGCCCGGATTGAAGCGGGCGATGCCGTGATCGCGGTCACCGCTTCGGGCCAGACGCCCTACCCCGTCGCGGTGGCGCGGGCGGCGCGGGCCAAGGGCGCCTCGGTCATTGCTGTCGCCAACAACTCCGGCGCTCCGATCTTCGAGATTGCCGATGTCGCCATCTGCCTGCCGACGCCGCCCGAGATCGTCGCGGGATCCACCCGCATGGGGGCTGGCACGGCGCAGAAGGCGGCGCTCAACATGATGTCGACGCTGATGGGAATCCGTCTCGGCCAAGTCCATGACGGTATGATGGTCGGGCTGGTGGCGGACAATGCCAAGCTGCGCGACCGCGCGCGCGGCATGGTGGAGACCATCGCAGGCGTCGATGCCGCCCGCGCCGCCGATGCACTCGCCGCTGCGGGTGGCGCGGTCAAGGGCGCCGTGCTCATCGCCACGGGCGCGATGCCGGAGGAGGCCGAGGAAGCGCTGTCGGCCACGGGCGGCAATCTGCGCGCCGCGCTCGAACGAATCGGGACGACCGGCCGGGAGGGCCGGAAAGGCAAGACCAACCAAGGGAGTGAGTGA
- the nagA gene encoding N-acetylglucosamine-6-phosphate deacetylase, whose amino-acid sequence MSCLLQGAHIFDGTSICPGSLLIGGGRILARLPADAKAEAEPITLDGGILAPGFVDLQLNGGGGVMLGDDPSEETVERIARAHARLGATTILPTLITDTPDKTRAAVEAVERAIARNVPGVAGLHLEGPHLSLARKGAHDPALIRAMTEDDLAFLTEAARRLPRLLVTLAPESVTGAQIAALSAAGVIVSLGHTDAGFAACRAAFEAGARVATHLFNAMSGLDHREPGLVGAVLAGGRISAGLIADGIHVHPDALTVALRAKAGPGEIFLVTDAMATAGSNIASFTLNGREIRRSDGRLTLADGTLAGADLDMAGALRVLRSIGWPLVRSLSMATSIPARVLGLSDRAGHLAEGCVADIVHLDDDLCLNAIWQRGERIEPFRTDAIVR is encoded by the coding sequence ATGAGCTGCCTCCTGCAAGGTGCCCATATATTTGACGGAACGAGTATCTGTCCGGGCTCACTCCTGATCGGCGGGGGCCGCATACTTGCGCGGCTGCCCGCAGACGCTAAGGCCGAGGCGGAACCGATCACGCTCGACGGCGGCATCCTCGCGCCGGGTTTCGTCGATCTGCAACTCAATGGCGGCGGCGGTGTCATGCTCGGCGACGACCCGAGCGAAGAGACCGTCGAGCGCATCGCGCGCGCCCATGCGCGGCTTGGTGCGACGACGATCCTGCCGACGCTGATCACCGACACGCCTGACAAGACCCGCGCCGCTGTCGAAGCGGTCGAACGCGCCATTGCTCGCAACGTGCCCGGCGTCGCCGGATTGCACCTTGAAGGGCCGCATCTCAGCCTTGCGCGAAAGGGGGCGCACGATCCCGCGCTGATCCGGGCCATGACGGAGGACGATCTGGCCTTTCTGACCGAGGCCGCACGCCGGCTTCCGCGGCTTCTTGTCACGCTCGCGCCGGAAAGCGTCACGGGCGCGCAGATCGCGGCGCTATCAGCCGCTGGCGTGATTGTCTCGCTCGGGCATACGGATGCCGGATTCGCGGCCTGCCGCGCAGCGTTCGAGGCGGGCGCACGCGTCGCCACGCATCTCTTCAACGCGATGAGCGGGCTCGATCACCGCGAACCGGGCCTTGTCGGCGCGGTCCTGGCCGGAGGGCGCATCAGCGCGGGACTGATCGCTGACGGGATTCATGTGCATCCGGACGCACTGACCGTGGCGCTCCGGGCCAAGGCGGGGCCGGGCGAGATCTTCCTTGTCACGGACGCTATGGCGACGGCGGGCTCAAACATCGCGTCGTTCACCCTGAACGGCCGCGAGATCCGACGGAGCGATGGAAGGCTCACGCTTGCCGACGGCACACTGGCCGGAGCCGACCTGGACATGGCGGGCGCTCTGCGCGTTCTCAGGAGTATCGGCTGGCCGCTCGTGCGCAGCCTTTCCATGGCAACGTCGATCCCGGCGCGCGTGCTTGGGCTGTCGGATCGCGCGGGACACCTCGCGGAAGGATGCGTGGCCGATATCGTTCATCTCGACGACGATCTCTGTCTGAATGCGATCTGGCAGCGGGGGGAGCGGATCGAGCCGTTCCGGACGGATGCAATAGTCCGATAA
- a CDS encoding SIS domain-containing protein — MTDVESLMRAEVREIPEAVQRLLDRGGAAIRDAARAARDLDPAFMATVARGSSDHACSYLKYAAELTLGLPVASIGPSVASIYRAPLRLGGSLCLSVSQSGRSPDIVELARVARASGALSVAVTNDAGSEVAQAADHVLDIQAGPELSVAATKTFVTSAVAGLALIAEWCGDTDLQNAINSLPGYLDNAAQTDWSALGTLLASAESLYTLGRGPGFAMSGEAALKFKETCQIHAENYSSAEVLHGPVSIVRHGFPVLAFAAADAAEDAVVEVADAIAGKGADVWVTSDRASVAHRLEPVRTDHHLTDSIALIVTFYAMVEGVARARGIDPDTPRHLRKVTETV, encoded by the coding sequence ATGACTGATGTCGAAAGCCTCATGCGCGCCGAGGTGCGCGAGATTCCCGAGGCGGTGCAGAGGCTTCTTGACCGGGGCGGGGCGGCGATCCGCGACGCCGCCCGCGCGGCGCGCGATCTCGATCCTGCCTTCATGGCCACTGTGGCGCGCGGATCGTCGGACCACGCCTGCAGCTACCTCAAATACGCCGCTGAATTGACGCTTGGGCTGCCGGTCGCCTCGATCGGTCCCTCTGTGGCCTCGATCTATCGCGCGCCGCTCAGGCTTGGCGGAAGCCTCTGCCTGTCGGTCTCGCAATCCGGCCGCAGCCCCGACATCGTGGAACTGGCGCGCGTGGCGCGGGCCAGCGGGGCGCTAAGCGTCGCGGTCACAAACGACGCGGGATCGGAGGTCGCGCAGGCCGCCGACCACGTGCTCGACATCCAGGCGGGGCCGGAGCTTTCGGTGGCCGCCACCAAAACCTTCGTGACCTCTGCAGTCGCGGGTCTCGCGCTGATCGCGGAGTGGTGCGGCGACACGGATCTCCAGAACGCGATCAACAGTTTGCCTGGCTATCTCGACAATGCTGCCCAGACCGACTGGAGCGCTCTTGGGACACTTCTGGCAAGCGCGGAGTCGCTCTACACGCTCGGCCGCGGGCCCGGCTTCGCGATGTCCGGCGAGGCGGCGCTGAAATTCAAGGAGACCTGCCAGATCCACGCCGAGAACTATTCTTCCGCCGAAGTTCTGCACGGTCCGGTCTCGATCGTGCGCCACGGTTTCCCGGTCCTTGCTTTCGCCGCCGCCGATGCTGCCGAGGACGCGGTCGTCGAGGTCGCTGACGCCATCGCGGGGAAGGGCGCCGATGTTTGGGTCACCTCCGACCGGGCAAGCGTAGCGCACCGGCTGGAGCCGGTGCGCACGGATCATCATTTGACCGATTCGATCGCGCTCATCGTGACGTTCTATGCGATGGTTGAAGGCGTGGCGCGCGCGCGAGGGATCGACCCGGACACGCCCCGGCATCTGCGAAAAGTGACCGAGACTGTTTGA
- a CDS encoding Gfo/Idh/MocA family protein, whose amino-acid sequence MRVLVAGLGNMGRSHAMAHHKHPGAEIVGLVNRSDVSLPSELKSYPVFRTFAEGLDTKPEVAVIATYSDSHADYACAAMERGCHVFVEKPLATTVADARRVVETARRLGRKLVVGYILRHHPAWQRLIAEARALGGPYVFRLNLNQQSTGATWEVHKALMQTTPPIVDCGVHYVDVMCQITDAKPVRVHGMGLRLSDEIAENMYNYGQFQVVFEDGSVGWYEAGWGPMMSEVAYFVKDVISPNGAVSILSGMHPESDSVEGHTKVGSLRIHRTGGTDEDVDFPGEPGHQELCDAEQGYLLRTITEDIDLTRHMADAVSSLAICIAADESIRSGRAIDL is encoded by the coding sequence ATGAGGGTGCTCGTCGCCGGTCTCGGCAATATGGGGCGAAGCCATGCAATGGCGCACCACAAGCATCCCGGGGCGGAAATCGTGGGCCTCGTGAACCGGTCCGACGTTTCCCTGCCCTCTGAGTTGAAATCCTATCCAGTTTTCAGAACTTTCGCGGAGGGACTTGACACGAAGCCCGAAGTCGCTGTCATCGCCACCTATTCCGACAGTCACGCCGATTACGCCTGTGCCGCGATGGAGCGGGGTTGCCATGTCTTCGTCGAAAAGCCGCTGGCCACGACCGTCGCCGACGCGCGCCGGGTGGTCGAGACGGCGCGGCGGCTGGGCCGCAAGCTTGTCGTCGGCTACATCCTGCGTCACCATCCCGCGTGGCAGCGGCTCATCGCCGAGGCGCGCGCGCTCGGCGGACCTTACGTCTTCCGGCTGAACCTCAACCAGCAATCGACCGGCGCCACGTGGGAGGTGCACAAGGCGCTCATGCAGACCACGCCCCCGATCGTCGATTGCGGCGTGCACTATGTCGACGTGATGTGCCAGATCACCGATGCGAAACCCGTCCGCGTCCACGGGATGGGCCTGCGCCTGTCCGATGAGATCGCCGAAAACATGTACAATTACGGTCAGTTCCAGGTCGTTTTTGAAGATGGATCGGTGGGCTGGTACGAGGCCGGCTGGGGCCCGATGATGTCAGAGGTCGCGTATTTCGTGAAGGACGTGATCTCGCCCAACGGCGCGGTGTCGATCCTCTCCGGCATGCATCCGGAGTCGGACAGCGTCGAGGGCCATACCAAGGTCGGAAGCCTGCGCATTCACCGCACCGGCGGCACGGACGAAGACGTCGACTTCCCCGGCGAGCCCGGCCATCAGGAACTTTGCGACGCTGAGCAGGGCTACCTGCTTCGGACGATTACCGAAGACATCGACCTCACCCGTCACATGGCCGATGCGGTGTCGTCGCTCGCCATCTGCATTGCTGCCGACGAGAGCATCCGCAGCGGCCGCGCCATCGACCTTTAG
- a CDS encoding GntR family transcriptional regulator yields MRIADYLTPDRWLDPDGGPLYVQLRKRIEAGIADGRLAPETPLPPEREIAAITDLSRVTVRKAIAELVERGLIVQRQGSGSFVASRHARVEQSLSRLTSFSEDMARRGFKSEMDWLERGIFLPSPEEVLALGLGAGDEVARLARLRRADGRPMAIERASLPTDILPNPLAVSRSLYEVLGEAGRRPVRAVQKISAINLGEADSALLGVTPMAAGLRIERTSYLPEGRVVEFTRSLYRGDAYDFVAELRMTEN; encoded by the coding sequence ATGAGGATCGCGGATTATCTCACGCCCGACCGCTGGCTGGATCCCGACGGCGGACCGCTCTACGTGCAGCTGCGAAAGCGCATCGAGGCGGGGATCGCGGATGGCCGCCTCGCCCCCGAAACGCCGCTGCCGCCGGAACGCGAGATCGCCGCGATCACCGATCTGTCGCGCGTGACCGTGCGCAAGGCAATCGCAGAACTTGTCGAGCGCGGGCTGATCGTCCAGCGTCAGGGCTCTGGCTCGTTCGTTGCATCCCGGCACGCGCGGGTCGAACAGTCGCTGTCGCGGCTCACATCCTTTTCGGAGGACATGGCGCGGCGCGGCTTCAAGTCCGAGATGGACTGGCTCGAGCGTGGCATCTTCCTGCCGTCGCCCGAGGAGGTTCTCGCGCTCGGCCTCGGCGCGGGCGACGAGGTGGCTCGGCTCGCGCGGCTCAGGCGCGCCGACGGGCGGCCGATGGCGATCGAGCGCGCCTCGCTGCCGACGGATATCTTGCCCAACCCGCTTGCTGTCAGCCGTTCGCTTTATGAAGTTCTGGGCGAGGCAGGGCGACGTCCGGTGCGCGCGGTGCAGAAGATCTCGGCGATCAATCTTGGCGAGGCGGATTCGGCGCTTCTGGGCGTGACGCCCATGGCCGCGGGGCTCAGGATAGAGCGGACCTCCTATCTGCCGGAGGGCCGAGTAGTGGAGTTCACGCGGTCGCTTTACCGGGGCGACGCCTACGATTTCGTCGCCGAACTGCGTATGACGGAGAATTGA
- a CDS encoding BadF/BadG/BcrA/BcrD ATPase family protein: MSHAEPILIGVDGGGTSCRAALAMSGRRIDLKGGPTNVSDFNGAIDRLRTLLDRLIGMAEVAEPDRVAIRIHLGLAGVMDDGIATRVAAALPFERVCVTDDQPTTIAGALGPEDGAVAAIGTGSFVGRQFGGQIRTIGGWGFLLGDEASGAWLGRRILGETLHVLDGLAEPSALTQEIAGELGQGAGVVAFALSASPAEFGALAPRVLAAAESGDPAARRLMGEGADYVRRALRALGHEAGATLCLTGGLGPVYAAYLPEALSQDVVEPRGTALDGALVLAARMAAGEGAI; encoded by the coding sequence ATGTCACACGCAGAGCCCATTCTTATCGGCGTCGATGGCGGCGGCACGTCCTGTCGCGCGGCGCTCGCCATGTCGGGCCGGCGTATCGATCTCAAGGGCGGGCCCACCAACGTTTCGGATTTCAATGGCGCGATCGATCGTCTGCGGACGCTTCTCGACCGCCTGATCGGCATGGCAGAGGTCGCCGAACCCGACCGGGTAGCAATCCGCATCCACCTTGGTCTTGCCGGTGTGATGGACGACGGAATCGCCACGCGGGTGGCCGCCGCCTTGCCGTTCGAGCGGGTGTGCGTGACCGATGATCAGCCCACGACCATCGCGGGCGCGCTCGGCCCCGAGGATGGTGCAGTCGCCGCGATTGGGACGGGCTCGTTCGTCGGACGCCAGTTCGGTGGTCAAATACGCACGATTGGCGGCTGGGGCTTCCTGCTTGGCGACGAGGCATCGGGCGCCTGGCTCGGCCGAAGAATTCTCGGTGAGACGCTTCATGTGTTGGACGGCTTGGCCGAGCCAAGCGCCTTGACGCAGGAGATCGCCGGCGAACTCGGCCAGGGTGCCGGCGTGGTGGCCTTCGCGCTCTCCGCCAGTCCGGCCGAGTTCGGCGCGCTTGCACCCCGCGTTCTCGCTGCGGCGGAGAGTGGCGATCCCGCCGCGCGGCGCCTGATGGGCGAGGGCGCGGACTATGTCCGACGGGCGCTTCGGGCGCTCGGCCATGAAGCGGGCGCAACCCTCTGCCTCACGGGTGGTCTCGGCCCGGTCTATGCGGCCTATCTGCCGGAGGCGCTGTCACAAGACGTGGTTGAACCGCGCGGCACGGCGCTCGACGGCGCGCTGGTGCTTGCCGCACGAATGGCGGCGGGGGAGGGCGCGATATGA
- a CDS encoding ABC transporter substrate-binding protein — protein sequence MTTTRLTGLLMATTVLGSALAANAQDVTLTIESWRNDDLTIWQDSIIPAFEAANPGIKVEFTPSAPAEYNAALNSKLDAGSAGDLITCRPFDASLALYDGGKLADLSDLSAMANFSDVAKSAWQTDDGSATFCVPMASVIHGFIYNKDAFAELGLEVPATEEEFFAVLDKIREDGTYIPMAMGTNDQWEAATMGYQNIGPNYWKGEEGRLALIKGEQKLTDEPWVAPYAQLARWGEYLGDGYEAQTYPDSQNLFTLGRAAIYPAGSWEITGFNAQADFEMGAFPPPVAAAGDECYISDHTDIAIGLNAASPNAEAARTFLEWVGSAEFASLYANALPGFFSLNSAAVEMADPLAQEFVSWRGKCQSTIRSTYQILSRGTPNLENETWNASANVIRGAETPGDAATRLQEGLASWYEPQQ from the coding sequence ATGACGACGACACGACTGACCGGCCTTCTGATGGCCACGACGGTTCTCGGATCGGCCCTCGCGGCGAATGCACAGGACGTGACGCTGACGATCGAAAGCTGGCGCAATGACGACCTGACGATCTGGCAGGATTCGATCATCCCGGCCTTCGAGGCGGCCAATCCCGGCATCAAGGTCGAATTCACGCCATCGGCGCCGGCCGAATACAACGCCGCGCTGAATTCCAAGCTCGATGCCGGTTCGGCGGGCGATCTCATCACCTGCCGCCCCTTCGACGCCTCGCTCGCGCTGTATGATGGCGGCAAGCTTGCTGACCTCTCCGACCTCTCCGCCATGGCGAATTTCTCCGACGTCGCGAAATCGGCGTGGCAGACGGATGATGGCAGCGCAACCTTCTGCGTGCCGATGGCTTCGGTCATCCACGGCTTCATCTACAACAAGGACGCCTTCGCCGAACTGGGGCTCGAGGTTCCGGCGACGGAAGAGGAGTTCTTTGCCGTGCTCGACAAGATCAGGGAGGACGGCACCTACATCCCGATGGCGATGGGCACCAACGACCAGTGGGAGGCCGCCACGATGGGCTACCAGAACATCGGCCCGAACTACTGGAAGGGCGAGGAGGGGCGGCTCGCGCTGATCAAGGGCGAGCAGAAACTGACCGACGAGCCTTGGGTAGCACCCTACGCCCAGCTCGCGCGCTGGGGCGAGTATCTCGGAGACGGCTACGAGGCGCAGACCTATCCCGACAGCCAGAACCTGTTCACCCTCGGCCGCGCCGCCATCTACCCGGCAGGGTCGTGGGAGATCACGGGCTTCAACGCGCAGGCCGATTTCGAGATGGGGGCCTTCCCGCCCCCGGTCGCGGCCGCGGGTGACGAGTGCTACATCTCGGACCACACCGATATCGCGATCGGGCTGAACGCCGCGAGCCCGAATGCCGAGGCCGCAAGGACCTTCCTCGAATGGGTGGGCTCGGCCGAATTCGCCTCGCTCTACGCCAATGCCCTGCCCGGCTTCTTCTCGCTGAACTCGGCGGCAGTCGAGATGGCGGACCCGCTTGCCCAGGAGTTCGTTTCCTGGCGCGGCAAGTGCCAATCGACGATCCGCTCGACCTACCAGATCCTGTCGCGCGGCACGCCAAACCTCGAGAACGAGACCTGGAACGCCTCGGCCAACGTCATTCGCGGGGCCGAGACGCCGGGCGATGCGGCGACCAGGCTGCAGGAAGGCCTCGCTTCCTGGTACGAACCGCAACAATAG
- a CDS encoding ABC transporter ATP-binding protein has translation MTALSLENITKSFGPVRVLKDINLDVTEGEFIVFVGPSGCGKSTLLRVIAGLEDATTGTIRIGGRDVTTTPPAKRGIAMVFQSYALYPHLDVQGNMALGLRQAGEAKPVIAERIEMAAKMLSLEDYLKRRPAELSGGQRQRVAIGRAIVRKPELFLFDEPLSNLDAALRMATRVEIARLHRELGASMVYVTHDQTEAMTLADRIVVLRDGRIEQVGTPMELYNDPDNQFVAGFLGAPSMNFLPAGPLGARGATLGIRPEHLRVAPDGALKGDVSHVERLGGDTNLLVATETGDTITVRLFGQHEHRVGQAIGLDYADAHAFAFDAEGRRLRD, from the coding sequence ATGACCGCCCTATCTCTTGAAAACATAACAAAATCCTTCGGCCCTGTTCGTGTATTGAAGGACATCAACCTCGACGTCACAGAAGGTGAGTTCATCGTCTTCGTCGGTCCCTCCGGCTGCGGCAAGTCCACACTGCTCCGCGTGATCGCGGGGCTAGAGGATGCGACGACGGGCACGATCCGCATCGGCGGCAGGGACGTGACGACGACTCCGCCCGCCAAGCGCGGCATCGCGATGGTCTTCCAGTCCTACGCGCTCTACCCCCATCTCGACGTCCAGGGGAACATGGCGCTGGGGCTCAGGCAGGCCGGCGAGGCAAAGCCGGTGATCGCCGAGCGCATCGAGATGGCGGCGAAGATGCTGTCGCTCGAGGACTACCTCAAACGCCGCCCCGCCGAGCTCAGCGGCGGCCAGCGCCAGCGCGTCGCGATCGGCCGCGCCATCGTCAGAAAGCCCGAGCTTTTCCTGTTCGACGAGCCGCTCTCGAACCTCGACGCCGCCCTTCGCATGGCGACGCGGGTCGAGATCGCCCGACTTCACCGCGAACTCGGCGCCAGCATGGTCTACGTCACGCACGACCAGACCGAGGCGATGACGCTCGCCGACCGCATCGTCGTCCTGCGCGACGGACGGATCGAGCAGGTGGGCACGCCAATGGAACTCTACAACGATCCCGACAACCAGTTCGTCGCGGGTTTCCTCGGCGCGCCCTCGATGAATTTCCTTCCCGCGGGCCCTCTCGGCGCCAGGGGCGCCACTCTCGGCATCCGCCCCGAACATCTGCGCGTTGCGCCGGATGGCGCGCTGAAGGGCGATGTCAGCCACGTAGAACGCCTTGGCGGCGATACCAATCTTCTCGTCGCGACAGAAACCGGCGACACGATCACCGTTCGCCTCTTTGGCCAGCACGAGCATCGTGTCGGACAGGCCATCGGGCTCGACTACGCGGACGCCCACGCCTTCGCTTTCGACGCCGAGGGGCGTCGTCTGAGGGACTGA
- a CDS encoding carbohydrate ABC transporter permease, whose amino-acid sequence MSKARTNPLNSFAAHAALIAYTIIALFPVVVILINSFKTRKAIFREPLALPSPESFSLIGYQTVMKQGDFFLYFQNSFVVTVASLFFILLFGAMAAFALSEYRFPGNTLMGLYLALGIMIPIRIGTVAILELMVQTGLVNTLMALILVYTAQGLPLAVFILSEFMRQVSDDLKNAGRIDGMSEYAIFFKLVLPLVRPAMATVAVFNMIPIWNDLWFPLILAPGESTKTLTLGSQVFIGQFVTDWNAVLSALSLAILPVLVLYVIFSRQLIRGITSGAVK is encoded by the coding sequence ATGAGCAAGGCCCGCACCAACCCGCTGAACAGCTTCGCCGCCCATGCGGCGCTGATCGCCTACACGATCATCGCGCTCTTCCCGGTCGTGGTGATCCTTATCAACTCGTTCAAGACAAGAAAGGCGATCTTCCGCGAGCCCCTGGCGCTGCCCTCGCCCGAGAGCTTTTCGCTGATCGGCTACCAGACGGTGATGAAGCAGGGGGATTTCTTCCTCTACTTCCAGAATTCCTTCGTCGTCACCGTCGCCTCGCTTTTCTTCATCCTCCTTTTCGGGGCGATGGCGGCCTTCGCACTTTCGGAGTACCGGTTCCCGGGCAATACGCTGATGGGGCTTTATCTCGCGCTCGGGATCATGATCCCGATCCGCATCGGCACGGTCGCGATCCTCGAGCTGATGGTGCAGACCGGGCTCGTCAATACGCTGATGGCGCTCATTCTTGTCTATACCGCGCAGGGCCTGCCGCTCGCGGTTTTCATTCTCAGCGAGTTCATGCGCCAGGTTTCGGACGACCTGAAGAATGCCGGCCGGATCGACGGGATGAGCGAATACGCGATCTTCTTCAAGCTCGTCCTGCCGCTCGTGCGCCCGGCAATGGCGACGGTCGCGGTTTTCAACATGATCCCGATCTGGAACGACCTGTGGTTCCCGCTGATCCTCGCGCCGGGGGAGAGCACCAAGACGCTGACGCTTGGCAGCCAGGTCTTCATCGGCCAGTTCGTGACCGACTGGAACGCGGTTCTCTCGGCCCTGTCGCTCGCGATCCTGCCGGTGCTCGTCCTCTACGTCATCTTCTCGCGGCAACTGATCCGCGGCATCACGTCGGGAGCCGTCAAATGA
- a CDS encoding carbohydrate ABC transporter permease translates to MASKPRLHIAVFLAPAVLVYTAVMIWPLFNTLRLALYTSGEEGRVFAGLMNFRTLFGDPRWSESFWNALGNNTWFFVVHMLVQNPIGIALAAILSHPRLRFAALYRSAIFIPTILSFVIVGFAWKLILSPIWGIAPSMLDAVGLKALFAPWLGREEYALTTLALVSVWQFVGIPMMLIYAALLSIPEEILEAGEIEGITGMSAFWKIKLPLILPSIGIISILTFVGNFNAFDLIYAAQGALAGPDFSTDILGTFLYRTFFGFQLQLGDPHMGSAIATAMFAIILTGVCIYLFLIQTRMRRYQF, encoded by the coding sequence ATGGCATCGAAGCCCCGTCTGCATATCGCCGTGTTCCTCGCGCCTGCGGTGCTCGTCTACACTGCGGTGATGATCTGGCCACTTTTCAACACCTTGCGGCTCGCACTTTACACATCGGGAGAGGAAGGCCGGGTCTTTGCGGGCCTGATGAACTTCCGGACGCTCTTCGGCGACCCGCGCTGGTCGGAAAGCTTCTGGAACGCGCTCGGCAACAACACCTGGTTCTTCGTCGTGCATATGCTGGTTCAGAACCCGATCGGCATCGCGCTGGCGGCGATCCTCTCGCATCCGCGCCTGCGCTTCGCCGCGCTCTACCGATCGGCGATCTTCATCCCGACGATCCTCAGCTTCGTGATCGTGGGCTTCGCCTGGAAACTGATCCTCTCCCCGATCTGGGGAATCGCGCCCTCGATGCTGGACGCGGTGGGGCTGAAGGCGCTGTTCGCGCCCTGGCTCGGCCGCGAGGAATATGCCCTGACGACGCTCGCGCTCGTCTCGGTCTGGCAGTTCGTGGGCATCCCGATGATGCTGATCTACGCAGCGCTCCTGTCGATCCCAGAGGAAATCCTCGAGGCCGGCGAGATAGAAGGCATCACCGGCATGTCCGCCTTCTGGAAGATCAAGCTGCCCCTGATCCTGCCCTCGATCGGGATCATATCGATCCTGACTTTCGTCGGCAATTTCAACGCGTTCGACCTAATATATGCGGCGCAAGGCGCGCTGGCGGGCCCGGATTTCTCGACCGACATCCTTGGCACTTTTCTCTACCGGACGTTCTTTGGCTTTCAGCTCCAGCTTGGTGACCCGCATATGGGATCGGCCATCGCCACCGCGATGTTCGCGATCATCCTGACCGGGGTCTGCATCTACCTGTTCCTGATCCAGACGCGCATGCGGCGCTACCAGTTCTGA